In a single window of the Streptomyces cinnabarinus genome:
- a CDS encoding AMP-dependent synthetase/ligase gives MTPAEPLHQSTEGLTITGLLRRNAQQFPERPALTTGPGPDAGTLTWTQLRAEVAALTRGLTALGLRRGDRMLISMSKRAEHWVTDLAAIHIGALACSTYDTLSTEQIGTLARHSAATVLVLEGEEQLRRWQPVLKDLPHVRAVVLLDWSAAPVGDPRFVAYSAVRGALPPDDAAFEELTDAARPDHPLALVYTSGTTGEPKGVVLTHRNVIHESLMQDQLVPGPEHPRTVAYLPMAHIAERVLGIYLPICNAGHVTICPDPAQLLPTLLAALPHGFFGVPRVWENFAAGLQAKLATLPDAQATAVAQARKTALEVYRLRSAGQDIPAELAKSLEQLDAQVLEPLRAAIGFGACRRAFSGAAPIPTGVLEFLASVGLAVYEVWGLSETTGAATVSTPEVFALGSVGRAGPGIEVKEAPDGELLVRGPVVFAGYLQADGRIEPATDPEGWLPTGDVGSVDSRGIVAVTDRKKEIIITAGGKNIAPTKIESLLRAHPLIAQAVAIGDRRRYLTALLVLDEETAPLWAKANGITEPGLTELARHPTVLAALDTAIEHANSVLSRAEQVKRYRVLAGPWTAESGELTPKLSLRRKAIDQRHADTIESMYT, from the coding sequence GTGACCCCGGCAGAGCCGCTGCACCAGTCCACCGAGGGCCTGACCATCACCGGGCTGCTGCGCCGCAACGCACAGCAGTTCCCCGAGCGCCCCGCACTGACCACCGGTCCCGGCCCGGACGCGGGGACCCTGACCTGGACGCAGCTGCGCGCCGAGGTCGCCGCCCTCACCCGCGGCCTGACCGCACTCGGTCTGCGCCGGGGCGACCGCATGCTCATCTCCATGTCCAAACGCGCGGAGCACTGGGTCACGGACCTCGCCGCGATCCACATCGGCGCCCTGGCATGCAGCACCTATGACACGCTCAGCACCGAGCAGATCGGCACGCTGGCCCGGCACAGCGCGGCCACCGTCCTCGTCCTGGAGGGCGAGGAGCAACTGCGCCGGTGGCAGCCGGTCCTCAAGGACCTGCCGCACGTGCGGGCCGTGGTGCTCCTCGACTGGAGCGCCGCCCCCGTCGGCGACCCGCGCTTCGTCGCCTACTCGGCGGTGCGCGGCGCCCTGCCGCCCGACGACGCCGCGTTCGAGGAGCTCACGGACGCCGCCCGGCCCGACCATCCGCTGGCCCTGGTGTACACCTCGGGCACCACCGGCGAGCCCAAGGGCGTGGTGCTCACCCACCGCAACGTGATCCACGAGTCCCTGATGCAGGATCAGCTCGTGCCCGGCCCGGAGCATCCACGCACGGTCGCCTACCTGCCGATGGCACACATCGCCGAGCGGGTCCTCGGGATCTACCTGCCGATCTGCAACGCCGGCCACGTCACCATCTGTCCGGATCCGGCACAGCTCCTGCCGACGCTGCTCGCCGCCCTGCCGCACGGGTTCTTCGGCGTCCCGCGGGTCTGGGAGAACTTCGCCGCGGGCCTCCAGGCGAAGCTCGCGACGCTTCCCGACGCACAGGCCACGGCTGTCGCGCAGGCCCGGAAGACCGCCCTTGAGGTATATCGCCTGCGCTCGGCCGGCCAGGACATCCCCGCGGAGCTCGCCAAGAGCCTCGAACAGCTCGACGCCCAGGTGCTGGAGCCGCTCCGCGCCGCCATCGGATTCGGCGCGTGCCGCAGGGCGTTCAGCGGAGCGGCACCGATTCCCACCGGGGTACTGGAGTTCCTGGCGAGCGTGGGTCTCGCGGTGTACGAGGTGTGGGGTCTGAGCGAGACCACGGGCGCCGCGACGGTCAGCACGCCCGAGGTGTTCGCGCTCGGCTCGGTCGGGCGGGCCGGTCCCGGTATCGAGGTCAAGGAAGCCCCGGACGGTGAACTCCTGGTCCGCGGCCCCGTCGTCTTCGCCGGGTACCTCCAGGCCGACGGCCGCATCGAGCCCGCGACCGACCCTGAGGGCTGGCTGCCCACCGGCGACGTCGGATCGGTCGACTCACGGGGCATCGTCGCCGTCACCGACCGCAAGAAGGAGATCATCATCACCGCCGGCGGCAAGAACATCGCCCCGACGAAGATCGAGTCCCTGCTGCGGGCGCACCCGCTCATCGCGCAGGCCGTCGCGATCGGCGACCGGCGCCGCTACCTCACCGCGCTCCTGGTGCTCGACGAGGAGACTGCCCCGCTGTGGGCGAAGGCCAACGGGATCACCGAACCGGGCCTTACGGAACTGGCCCGCCATCCCACCGTGCTCGCGGCCCTGGACACCGCCATCGAGCACGCCAACTCGGTGCTCTCCAGGGCCGAACAGGTCAAGCGGTACCGGGTCCTGGCCGGGCCGTGGACCGCGGAATCCGGCGAGCTGACCCCGAAGCTGAGCCTGCGCCGCAAGGCCATCGACCAGCGGCACGCCGACACGATCGAGTCGATGTACACATAG
- a CDS encoding enoyl-CoA hydratase-related protein → MPSLDRQDNVFVLDLGDGENRFHPDWITAVGAALDEVEKAEGPRALVTAATGKFYSNGLDLDWLFAHADQHLDYVVSVHELFARMLSLPVITVAALQGHTFAAGAMLSLAHDFRVMRADRGFWCLPEADINIPFTPGMAALIQSRLAPQSAHESMVTARRYGGSDAAAAGIVDHAVAEEAVRSTAVEIAAALAGKAGDTLGTIKARMYAPALTTLRETTNPLG, encoded by the coding sequence ATGCCCTCGCTCGACCGCCAGGACAACGTCTTCGTCCTCGACCTGGGAGACGGAGAGAACCGCTTCCACCCCGACTGGATCACCGCTGTCGGTGCCGCCCTCGACGAGGTGGAGAAGGCGGAGGGCCCCCGCGCCCTGGTCACCGCCGCCACGGGCAAGTTCTACTCCAACGGCCTCGACCTGGACTGGCTGTTCGCCCACGCCGACCAGCACCTGGACTACGTCGTCTCGGTCCATGAGCTGTTCGCGCGGATGCTGTCGCTGCCGGTCATCACCGTGGCCGCGTTGCAGGGGCACACCTTCGCCGCCGGCGCGATGCTCTCCCTCGCCCACGACTTCCGCGTCATGCGCGCCGACCGCGGCTTCTGGTGCCTGCCCGAGGCGGACATCAACATCCCCTTCACCCCCGGCATGGCGGCGCTCATCCAGTCCCGCCTGGCACCCCAGTCCGCCCACGAGTCCATGGTCACCGCCCGCCGCTACGGCGGCTCGGACGCCGCGGCCGCCGGGATAGTCGACCACGCGGTCGCCGAGGAAGCGGTGCGTTCCACCGCCGTAGAGATCGCGGCGGCACTGGCGGGCAAGGCCGGCGACACCCTCGGCACCATCAAGGCCCGTATGTACGCCCCGGCGCTGACCACCCTCCGCGAGACGACCAACCCGCTCGGCTGA
- the mscL gene encoding large conductance mechanosensitive channel protein MscL: MFQGFRSFLLRGNVVDLAVGIVIGAAFTAVVTGFVTAFLTPLIGVATGAVGDFSKQAFTVGGTDFPYGAFLNALISFVLVAAVIYFAVVVPVGRLQARFNPVKDQPVAKSDCPDCLSTVPAAAVRCAFCTSELAGRPGFPAQVTTSVG; encoded by the coding sequence GTGTTCCAGGGATTTCGCTCGTTCCTGCTGCGCGGCAATGTGGTCGACCTGGCGGTCGGCATCGTCATCGGCGCCGCGTTCACCGCCGTCGTCACCGGCTTCGTCACCGCGTTCCTCACGCCGCTGATCGGCGTGGCGACCGGCGCGGTCGGCGACTTCAGCAAGCAGGCCTTCACCGTCGGGGGGACTGACTTCCCCTACGGCGCCTTCCTGAACGCCCTGATCAGCTTTGTGCTCGTCGCCGCCGTGATCTACTTCGCCGTCGTGGTGCCCGTGGGCCGGCTCCAGGCGCGGTTCAACCCGGTCAAGGACCAGCCCGTGGCCAAGTCCGACTGCCCGGACTGCCTCAGCACGGTGCCCGCGGCGGCCGTGCGGTGCGCGTTCTGCACCTCCGAGCTGGCGGGCCGTCCCGGATTCCCCGCACAGGTGACGACCTCCGTCGGCTGA
- a CDS encoding acyl-CoA dehydrogenase family protein has protein sequence MPRVLSDERRDLVKAIADFCRRECGTKEQRDKLTANGQEQHNQRLYEKMAALGWLSIAVPEEYDGAGRGMVDLCLFLQGTAYGRAPISGFGTTVIAAAAYEKFGTEQQKRVVLQGVTRGRVEAISMSEPGAGSDVGALTCRADRAAGGYLLNGQKTWCSNAHFADHILLVARTGQGDSKHQGLTQFMVPTDAEGLRIRGIDTMGGKDVNDLYFTDCFIPDSAVVGAPGQGWSQLMAGLNLERMILAALMLGVAQRAFDDTLQYVRQREQFGRPIGSFQTLKHRIADMATELECARLLLDDVAAAIDAEPDRMFAREASMAKLKCTELAKHVTLEGMQMMGGYGYATEYGMEALLRQTVVSTVYGGTSEIQRDIIGRTYGL, from the coding sequence ATGCCCCGAGTCCTGTCGGACGAACGCCGCGACCTGGTCAAGGCGATAGCCGACTTCTGCCGCCGCGAGTGCGGCACGAAGGAACAGCGCGACAAGCTCACGGCCAACGGCCAGGAACAGCACAACCAGCGGCTCTACGAGAAGATGGCGGCCCTCGGCTGGCTGAGCATCGCCGTCCCGGAGGAGTACGACGGCGCGGGCCGCGGCATGGTGGACCTCTGTCTCTTCCTCCAGGGGACGGCCTACGGGCGGGCGCCCATCAGCGGCTTCGGAACCACCGTCATCGCCGCCGCCGCTTACGAGAAGTTCGGCACCGAGCAGCAGAAGCGCGTCGTCCTCCAGGGCGTGACACGGGGCCGGGTCGAGGCCATCTCGATGTCCGAGCCGGGCGCGGGCTCCGACGTGGGCGCCCTCACCTGCCGGGCCGACCGCGCCGCCGGCGGCTATCTGCTCAACGGCCAGAAGACCTGGTGCTCCAACGCCCACTTCGCCGACCACATCCTGCTCGTCGCCCGCACCGGGCAAGGGGACTCCAAGCACCAGGGCCTCACTCAGTTCATGGTGCCGACCGACGCAGAGGGCCTCCGGATCAGGGGCATCGACACCATGGGCGGCAAGGACGTCAACGACCTCTACTTCACGGACTGCTTCATCCCCGACTCCGCGGTCGTCGGCGCGCCCGGGCAGGGCTGGAGCCAGCTGATGGCCGGGCTGAACCTGGAGCGCATGATCCTCGCCGCGTTGATGCTGGGCGTGGCCCAGCGGGCCTTCGACGACACGCTGCAATACGTGCGCCAGCGCGAGCAGTTCGGCCGTCCGATCGGCTCGTTCCAGACACTCAAGCACCGCATCGCCGACATGGCCACCGAGCTCGAGTGCGCCCGACTGCTCCTGGACGACGTCGCCGCGGCGATCGACGCCGAACCCGACCGCATGTTCGCCCGCGAAGCGTCCATGGCCAAGCTGAAGTGCACCGAACTCGCCAAGCACGTCACCCTGGAGGGCATGCAGATGATGGGCGGCTACGGCTACGCCACGGAGTACGGCATGGAGGCCCTGCTGCGGCAGACCGTCGTGTCCACGGTGTACGGCGGCACCAGCGAGATCCAGCGCGACATCATCGGCAGGACATACGGGCTGTAG
- a CDS encoding MarR family winged helix-turn-helix transcriptional regulator: protein MSDPGTPALPLLGDDPTGLQSFAVLLRRMNGEFNRIAQEFAHAQGLHLTDVQALIAVLDADPDDGPMTPGRLRRQLNLTSGAMTACIDRLERAGHVRRVRAVDDRRVVHLHYAAAGKRLARDYFRPLAHSTDTARGRFTPEELGVVVRFLAEMNRELVLLRQDSD, encoded by the coding sequence ATGAGCGATCCCGGCACGCCCGCGCTGCCTCTTCTGGGAGATGACCCGACAGGGTTGCAGTCCTTCGCCGTTCTCCTGCGCCGGATGAACGGCGAGTTCAACCGGATCGCTCAGGAGTTCGCCCATGCCCAGGGGCTGCATCTGACCGACGTCCAGGCGTTGATCGCCGTGCTGGACGCCGACCCCGACGACGGCCCCATGACTCCCGGCCGGCTGCGCAGGCAGCTCAATCTCACCTCCGGTGCGATGACCGCGTGCATCGACCGACTGGAGCGGGCAGGGCATGTGCGGCGAGTGCGCGCCGTCGACGACCGCCGCGTGGTGCACCTGCACTACGCGGCGGCGGGCAAGCGCCTCGCCCGGGACTACTTCAGGCCCCTGGCCCACAGCACCGATACGGCGCGCGGCCGCTTCACCCCTGAAGAGCTGGGTGTGGTCGTACGGTTCCTGGCCGAGATGAACCGGGAGCTGGTCCTCCTGCGCCAGGACTCCGACTAG
- a CDS encoding TetR/AcrR family transcriptional regulator, whose amino-acid sequence MVDQRQAPRRRMEPDARRAEILSVARRLFGANSYASVSTSDIAAEAGVARALINHYFGGKRQLYLDVVRQMMVVPASVSERLPPTTPEERLSICVDRWLEVVERNRDMWLSAIGLESLGNDPEIDQIMLEADEIATDRILEAAMMTDVTEATPKLRAMIRAHSSMLKAASREWLVRGTLSRSDLHVMLTRTVLHLLNTVHPAVRDD is encoded by the coding sequence ATGGTCGATCAGCGCCAGGCACCGCGTCGCAGGATGGAGCCGGACGCCCGGCGGGCGGAGATCCTCTCCGTCGCGCGCAGGCTGTTCGGCGCCAACAGCTACGCGTCGGTGTCCACTTCGGACATCGCGGCCGAGGCCGGTGTGGCCCGCGCGCTGATCAACCACTACTTCGGCGGCAAACGACAGCTCTACCTGGACGTCGTACGGCAGATGATGGTCGTCCCCGCCTCCGTCTCGGAACGGCTGCCGCCCACCACCCCCGAGGAACGCCTGTCGATCTGTGTCGACCGGTGGCTCGAAGTCGTCGAGCGCAACCGGGACATGTGGCTCTCCGCGATCGGGCTCGAATCGCTCGGCAACGACCCCGAGATCGACCAGATCATGCTCGAAGCCGACGAGATCGCCACCGACCGGATCCTCGAAGCCGCCATGATGACCGACGTCACCGAGGCAACGCCCAAGCTCCGGGCGATGATTCGCGCCCACAGCAGCATGCTCAAGGCCGCCTCCCGCGAATGGCTGGTGCGCGGCACCCTCAGCCGCAGCGATCTGCACGTGATGCTGACCCGCACCGTGCTCCACCTGCTCAACACGGTCCATCCCGCCGTACGGGACGACTGA
- a CDS encoding molybdopterin cofactor-binding domain-containing protein, with product MNGAEAEQGPTVGRRRFLGYVLAAPTLVSAAHLLPAPQAAADTSATGVPSADITELVALNDVMTAAALPTSGLITIQVDSDGTVSFALPRAEVGQGITTSTAMLIAEEMDVPLDRVRVTLADARPELVFNQLTGASNTTVSTYTPVRVAAAVARGRLLRAAASELGAAEGELTLEAGVITGPGGRTIGIGVLAEKAAGQRTEQVSVELKPRESFSVIGTPRGRIDALAAVTGRKKFTMDLDIPGALPTMVCRPPTINGKVGSVANPAEVRAMPGVTDVVVISTGVAVRAETFGQCIDAVRALQVTWRAGTAEGQSDESVLQDLRSAELPMGLPPLTPRVEGKFTFHFRGNSALEPNCAIADVRSDRAEIWSSLKAPIVAKEMIAAALKLPLDAVEVHVTEGGGSFGRKLFFDAALEAAEVSKKIGKPVKLLWHRADDARQGRVHPMATSRVRVTHLGGTVLSYQQRHTSVATDLSHGFGELLTAMAARLPVADLGFSETFFQLSQSMPYDFGVGSRLLNETNKSFNTGSMRNVYSPDTTCARELIVDQVASRTGKDPYRFRRDVLRDDRSKAVLEKVAEAGEWGRTMPEGTAQGIAFHSEYHSVSAALVEIDCRPETVNRPVRDGVTGPRVTKAVFAVDVGLAVNPRGLEAQMMGCVMDGIALALTSSLHLRDGHFLEASWDNYFYTRQWNTPPELRIIVVPTSTGEPGGAGELGVAASMAAVACAYGRATGTMPTTFPINHGTLSFTPKPTVPPVPPSPTDGLDHAR from the coding sequence ATGAACGGAGCCGAGGCAGAGCAGGGCCCCACCGTCGGCAGACGGCGCTTCCTGGGCTACGTACTGGCGGCCCCCACCCTGGTGTCCGCGGCCCACCTCCTCCCCGCCCCGCAGGCCGCCGCCGACACCTCCGCGACCGGCGTTCCGTCCGCGGACATCACCGAACTGGTGGCCCTCAACGACGTCATGACCGCCGCCGCGCTGCCGACCTCCGGCCTGATCACGATCCAGGTCGACAGCGACGGCACCGTCTCCTTCGCCCTGCCCCGCGCCGAAGTGGGCCAGGGCATCACCACCTCCACGGCCATGCTCATCGCCGAGGAAATGGACGTACCCCTGGACCGGGTGCGGGTGACGCTGGCCGACGCCCGCCCGGAACTGGTCTTCAACCAGCTCACCGGCGCCTCCAACACCACCGTCTCGACCTACACCCCGGTCCGGGTCGCCGCCGCCGTCGCGCGCGGACGGCTGCTCCGGGCCGCGGCGAGCGAACTCGGTGCCGCCGAAGGCGAACTCACCCTCGAGGCGGGAGTGATCACCGGCCCAGGAGGCAGGACGATCGGCATCGGCGTGCTCGCCGAGAAGGCCGCGGGCCAGCGGACCGAGCAGGTGTCGGTGGAGCTGAAGCCGCGGGAGAGCTTCTCCGTCATCGGCACCCCGCGCGGCCGTATCGACGCGCTCGCCGCGGTCACCGGGCGCAAGAAGTTCACGATGGACCTCGACATACCCGGCGCGCTGCCGACCATGGTCTGCCGCCCGCCGACCATCAACGGCAAGGTCGGCTCGGTGGCCAATCCGGCCGAGGTCCGTGCCATGCCCGGCGTCACGGACGTGGTGGTGATCTCCACCGGGGTGGCCGTCCGCGCGGAGACGTTCGGGCAGTGCATCGACGCCGTACGCGCCCTGCAGGTGACGTGGCGGGCCGGTACCGCGGAAGGGCAGTCCGACGAGTCGGTGCTCCAGGACCTGCGGTCCGCCGAACTGCCCATGGGCCTGCCGCCGTTGACGCCGAGGGTGGAGGGAAAGTTCACTTTCCACTTCCGTGGCAACAGCGCGCTGGAGCCCAACTGCGCGATAGCCGACGTACGTTCTGACCGTGCCGAGATCTGGTCCAGCCTCAAAGCTCCCATCGTCGCCAAGGAGATGATCGCCGCCGCGCTGAAGCTGCCGCTCGACGCGGTCGAGGTGCATGTCACCGAGGGCGGCGGCTCGTTCGGGCGCAAGCTGTTCTTCGACGCGGCGCTGGAGGCCGCCGAAGTGTCGAAGAAGATCGGCAAGCCGGTCAAGCTGCTGTGGCACCGCGCCGACGACGCCCGCCAGGGCCGCGTCCACCCCATGGCCACCTCACGGGTCCGCGTCACCCACCTCGGCGGCACCGTCCTCAGCTACCAGCAACGGCACACCAGCGTCGCCACCGACCTGAGCCACGGTTTCGGCGAACTCCTCACCGCCATGGCCGCCAGGCTTCCGGTGGCCGACCTCGGCTTCTCGGAGACCTTTTTCCAGCTCTCCCAGTCGATGCCCTACGACTTCGGCGTCGGCAGCCGGCTGCTCAACGAGACGAACAAGAGCTTCAACACTGGCAGCATGCGCAACGTGTACTCGCCCGACACGACCTGCGCTCGCGAGCTGATCGTCGACCAGGTCGCGTCCAGGACGGGCAAGGACCCCTACCGCTTCCGGCGTGACGTCCTGCGCGACGACCGCTCGAAGGCGGTGCTGGAGAAGGTCGCCGAGGCCGGCGAGTGGGGCCGGACCATGCCCGAGGGAACCGCGCAGGGCATCGCCTTCCACTCCGAGTACCACTCGGTCAGCGCCGCGCTGGTGGAGATCGACTGCCGCCCGGAGACCGTGAACCGGCCCGTCCGCGACGGTGTGACCGGGCCCCGCGTCACCAAGGCCGTGTTCGCCGTGGACGTCGGCCTCGCCGTCAACCCCCGTGGCCTCGAAGCCCAGATGATGGGCTGCGTGATGGACGGCATCGCACTGGCCCTGACCTCCAGCCTGCACCTGCGCGACGGCCACTTCCTCGAAGCGAGCTGGGACAACTATTTCTACACCCGGCAGTGGAACACCCCGCCGGAGCTCCGGATCATCGTCGTGCCGACGAGCACCGGCGAACCGGGCGGGGCGGGTGAGTTGGGCGTCGCCGCGTCGATGGCCGCGGTCGCCTGCGCCTACGGCCGGGCGACCGGCACCATGCCCACCACCTTCCCCATCAACCACGGCACGCTCTCCTTCACCCCCAAGCCCACCGTCCCACCGGTCCCGCCGTCCCCGACCGACGGCCTGGACCACGCCCGCTGA
- a CDS encoding oxygenase MpaB family protein gives MDGLSRRKMLLAGGALGAFGALGAASPAGARSLWTWSPSASVAGAGAGADPEWVWDEEADRLIAAVIDRGDVPRVNEQLRTWTRNDQAPPAGLPQDVRDFMARAAQLPSWADRGKLEAAAKFSEGRSLYLNVLNGIGGGMLSTAIPREARSVYYSKGGADMEDRVAKTSLLGFAIGDLKAYRADGDCIVQAVKTRMVHAAVRHLLPKSPEWTRTSGGQTIPISQADILVTWHSLATYAMQKLLEWKVQVTPAESAAYLHVWQVTAHLLGVRDEYIPATWNAANAQSKQVLDPILTSTREGVELTDTLLGQLAEQTSPGGIDRPLVNAFARYLVGDRVADLDRIPHEPFWEKTIEVVWPKLVAYREGLIALPLVPPLAWTVDEAARQYILFYLTKGQGTAIEIPDTNRPVSN, from the coding sequence ATGGACGGACTCAGCAGGCGCAAGATGCTGTTGGCGGGAGGGGCCCTGGGGGCCTTCGGCGCACTGGGCGCCGCGTCACCGGCCGGCGCCCGTTCCTTGTGGACGTGGTCGCCGAGCGCGTCGGTGGCGGGCGCGGGAGCGGGCGCCGACCCGGAATGGGTGTGGGACGAGGAGGCCGACCGGCTCATCGCCGCCGTGATCGACCGTGGCGATGTGCCCAGGGTCAACGAGCAGTTGCGTACCTGGACCCGCAACGACCAGGCGCCACCGGCCGGACTGCCGCAGGACGTAAGGGACTTCATGGCGAGGGCCGCCCAACTGCCGTCCTGGGCCGACCGGGGCAAGCTGGAGGCGGCGGCGAAGTTCAGCGAGGGCCGCAGCCTGTACCTCAACGTGCTCAACGGCATCGGCGGCGGCATGCTGAGCACGGCCATTCCCAGGGAGGCGCGTTCCGTCTACTACTCCAAGGGCGGCGCCGACATGGAGGACCGGGTCGCCAAGACGAGCCTGCTCGGCTTCGCCATCGGTGACCTCAAGGCCTACCGGGCGGACGGCGACTGCATCGTGCAGGCCGTCAAGACGCGCATGGTGCACGCGGCGGTGCGGCACCTGCTGCCCAAGTCCCCGGAGTGGACCCGCACCAGCGGCGGCCAGACGATCCCCATCAGCCAGGCGGACATCCTCGTCACCTGGCACAGCCTCGCCACCTACGCCATGCAGAAGCTGCTGGAGTGGAAGGTCCAGGTCACCCCCGCCGAGTCCGCGGCCTACCTGCATGTGTGGCAGGTGACTGCCCACCTGCTCGGCGTCCGCGACGAGTACATCCCCGCCACCTGGAACGCGGCCAACGCCCAGTCCAAGCAGGTCCTCGACCCGATTCTGACCTCCACCAGGGAAGGCGTGGAACTGACCGACACCCTGCTGGGCCAGCTCGCCGAGCAGACCAGCCCCGGCGGCATCGACCGCCCGCTCGTCAACGCGTTCGCCCGGTATCTGGTCGGTGACCGGGTCGCGGACCTGGACCGCATCCCCCATGAGCCGTTCTGGGAGAAGACGATCGAGGTCGTCTGGCCGAAGCTGGTGGCCTACCGCGAGGGCCTGATCGCGCTGCCGCTGGTCCCGCCGCTCGCCTGGACGGTCGACGAGGCGGCACGCCAGTACATCCTGTTCTACCTCACCAAGGGGCAAGGCACCGCGATCGAGATCCCCGACACCAACCGGCCTGTTTCCAACTGA
- a CDS encoding TetR/AcrR family transcriptional regulator, producing the protein MILSAAALLRESGASATSIDRVLAHSGAPRGSVYHHFPGGRAQLIDEAVALAGDFIAGLIEAAMEVDDPVEAVDAFFALWRDRLVESAFRAGCPITAVAVETNDDAPQLARSAAAVFARWQQALAALFLRHGVTEERGRRLAAFIIAAVEGAVIMCRAERSTAPLEAVATEIHDLLVHALPRHDGTAPRT; encoded by the coding sequence ATGATCCTCAGTGCTGCCGCGTTGCTGCGTGAGTCCGGCGCGAGCGCGACCAGTATCGACCGGGTGCTCGCACACAGCGGGGCCCCGCGCGGGTCGGTGTACCACCACTTCCCCGGCGGGCGGGCGCAGCTCATCGACGAGGCGGTGGCTCTGGCCGGGGACTTCATCGCCGGGCTCATCGAAGCCGCCATGGAGGTCGACGACCCGGTCGAGGCCGTCGACGCGTTCTTCGCCCTGTGGCGCGACCGGCTCGTGGAGAGCGCATTCCGGGCGGGCTGCCCGATCACGGCGGTCGCCGTCGAGACCAACGACGACGCGCCCCAGCTCGCCCGCTCCGCCGCCGCCGTCTTCGCCCGCTGGCAGCAAGCGCTCGCGGCGCTCTTCCTCCGGCACGGCGTCACCGAGGAGCGGGGCCGCAGGCTCGCCGCGTTCATCATCGCCGCCGTCGAGGGCGCGGTGATCATGTGCCGGGCCGAGCGGAGCACCGCGCCGCTGGAGGCCGTGGCCACCGAGATCCACGACCTCCTCGTCCACGCCCTGCCCCGCCACGACGGGACCGCACCCCGTACCTGA
- a CDS encoding oxygenase MpaB family protein, which yields MNGFSSRSGHEVGRRKLLLTGGALGAFGAIAAASPAAARSLWTWSPSASVAGAGAGIDPEWVWDEEADPVLAAVLDRGDVPRINELLRQWTRNDQALPDGLPSDLREFMEHARRMPSWADRAKLDRGAQFSKTKGIYVGALYGLGSGLMSTAIPRESRAVYYSKGGADMKDRVAKTAKLGYDIGDLDAYQPHGSMIVTAVKTRMVHAAVRHLLPQSPDWTRTSGGQTIPISQADVLVTWHSLATFVMRKLVEWKVRISAADAEAYLHVWQVSAAMLGVNDEYIPATWDAANAQSRQVLVPILAHTREGEALAEVLLDIVAELDAGVTRPLISAFSRYTLGDRVGDMIGLSQEPVLKPVIAAAWPLLVAFREGLIPLPGIPTVAWTLEEALRRFVLLFLAEGQRIAIDIPDMNRPS from the coding sequence ATGAACGGGTTCAGCAGTCGATCCGGACACGAGGTCGGCAGGCGCAAGCTGCTGCTGACGGGCGGCGCCCTGGGCGCCTTCGGGGCGATCGCCGCGGCCTCTCCCGCGGCCGCGCGCTCCCTGTGGACGTGGTCGCCGAGCGCGTCGGTGGCGGGCGCGGGAGCGGGCATCGACCCGGAATGGGTCTGGGACGAGGAGGCGGACCCGGTGCTCGCCGCCGTGCTCGACCGGGGCGATGTGCCGAGGATCAACGAACTGCTGCGGCAGTGGACCCGCAACGATCAGGCCCTGCCCGACGGACTCCCCTCGGATCTGCGGGAGTTCATGGAACACGCCCGCCGAATGCCGTCCTGGGCGGACCGGGCGAAGCTCGACCGCGGCGCACAGTTCAGCAAGACCAAGGGAATCTACGTCGGCGCCCTCTACGGACTCGGCAGCGGCCTGATGAGCACCGCCATCCCCCGCGAGTCGCGCGCCGTGTACTACTCCAAGGGCGGCGCCGACATGAAGGACCGCGTTGCCAAGACCGCGAAACTCGGCTACGACATCGGCGACCTGGACGCCTACCAGCCGCACGGCTCGATGATCGTGACCGCCGTGAAGACCCGGATGGTGCACGCGGCCGTACGGCACCTGCTGCCTCAGTCCCCGGACTGGACCCGCACCAGCGGCGGTCAGACCATTCCCATCAGCCAGGCGGACGTCCTCGTCACCTGGCACAGCCTGGCCACGTTTGTCATGCGCAAGCTAGTCGAGTGGAAGGTCCGGATCAGTGCCGCCGACGCGGAGGCGTACCTGCACGTGTGGCAGGTCAGTGCGGCCATGCTCGGCGTCAACGACGAGTACATTCCAGCCACTTGGGACGCGGCGAACGCCCAGTCCAGGCAGGTCCTGGTCCCGATCCTGGCCCACACCCGTGAGGGCGAGGCGCTGGCCGAGGTCCTCCTCGACATCGTGGCCGAACTCGACGCCGGCGTGACGCGTCCCCTGATCAGCGCGTTCTCCAGGTACACGCTCGGTGACCGGGTCGGCGACATGATCGGCCTGTCGCAGGAACCGGTTCTGAAGCCCGTGATCGCCGCCGCCTGGCCGCTCCTCGTCGCCTTCCGCGAGGGCCTGATCCCCCTCCCCGGCATCCCGACGGTCGCCTGGACCCTGGAGGAGGCCCTGCGCCGGTTCGTCCTGCTCTTTCTCGCCGAAGGGCAGCGGATCGCCATCGACATCCCGGACATGAACCGCCCATCATGA